The Gemmatimonadota bacterium genome includes the window CCCCCGCCACCACCCCTGGCGCCGCGCGCCGCCCGCGACCCAGCCGGGCCTGGACCTGACCTGTGCATTCGACGGCCGTGCCCCGCGCCCAGATCCGCTCCAGCCGGAAGGGTGCAGCCCCGTTTGCCGCTGGCCGCGCCGCGAACGTGCCACGCACCACCAGGCGCGACGCATCCGGTATGCGGCTCCGGCAATCGCCCCGCTCCCGGGCCGCCGCCCCCGCGCCCGAAGCGAAACCGGTGGCGGCGAAGGCGCCGAGTAGCAGCCAGCTCTGGTGACGCCGGAAAAAGAAAAGAGAGGTCAGCCCGATCAGAGCGGCCAGCAGGAGAGGTGCGCTGGGCGCTGGAGCAGCACCCGCCCAGCGCAGGCCCAGCAGAATGCCTGAATAGAAAACAATGGCCGCACGGGCGAGGGGCGGCATCTAGCGCTCCCTCGCCGCCGGCCCATCGAGCTCAGCCGGTCCGCAAAAGCGGCCTCGCCGCCTCCAGGAGCTCGCCTGTGAAGGTCGCGCCCGTGGTCGCCGTAAGCCGCACCGCCAGGAAGCACCCCACCGCCTCCGGGCCGGCGGGAAAGGCCACCACCTTGTTGCGGCCCGTGCGCGCCAGGACATCGCCCGGACTCCGCGCCAGCCGCTCCACCAGCACTTGCTCGACCCGCCCCACCTCGCCCTCGTTGATCTCCGCCTGGATCTGCCGATGCAGCGCGATGACCCGCTCCAGCCGCGCTTGCGCCTCCGCCTCGGCAATGAACTCCTGGCGCGGCAGCCGGGTCGCCGGCGTGCCCGCCCGCGCCGAGTACTTGTACAGGAAGGCATCGTCGTAGCGCACTTCCCGGAGCAACTCGAGCGTCGCCTCGTACTCCGCCTCCGTCTCGCCCGGGAAGGCGACAATGACGTCCGTGGACAGCGCCACGCCCGGGACCACGTCCCGCACCAGCCGGACCTTCTCCAGGTAGCTCTCCACAGTGTAGCGGCGGAGCATCCGCTTCAGCGTGCGGTTATGCCCCGCCTGCACCGGCAGGTGCAGTTGCTTGCATACCGCCGGCTCCGCCGCCATCACCTCGACCAGCTCGGGCGTGACGTCGTTCGGATGCGGCGAAGTAAAGCGCACCCGCCGGATCCCGTCCACCCGCGCTACCGCCCGCAGCAGGCGCGCGAAGTCCCAGTCGCCGTGCCGGTACGAGTTGACTGTCTGCCCCAGCAGCACCACCTCCGCCGTGCCGCCCGCCGCAATGCGACGCACTTCCTCCAGGATCTTCGACGGCTCCCGGTTCTTCTCCGGGCCACGCACATACGGCACAATGCAGTAGGTGCAGCGGTAGTCGCACCCCCGCTGCACCGGCACCCAGGCGCTCACCCCGGAGCGGCGCCGCACCTCGAGCCCCTCGTAGTGCTCGTGGGGCTGGAACTCCAGCACCGCCAGCCGCCCCGCCCCACTACCCTCCGAGCCGGAGACACGCCAAGGGAGCGAGGGGGCGACTGCCACCCCACTACGCGAGGCGGCGACGCCGCGACCCGACGAAGCAGCGGCCGCCACCCTGCCGGCCGCTGTCGGCGCCACAGCGTCAGCTTGCAGCACCGGCAGCTCCCGCCGCACAACGCCGCCACTCCCAGTCGTGTCCGGGCCGTTCGCCGCGTCGCCGTGTCCCCGCGTCTCCGCCTCCGGCTGCTTCGCCGTGTCCCCGCGTCGCCCTGTGGCCGCGTCGGGGCGGTGCGCCCAGGGGCGCAGCGCCGCCAGCGCCTGCGGCAGCCCGCGGTAGCCGTCCGGCCCCATCACCAGATCCACGTACGGCGCCCGCTCGAGCAGGGTCTCCCCCAGCCGCTGCGCCATGCAACCTGTCACTCCGATGATCAGCCCCGGCCGCCGGCGCTTGAGCTGATAGAGTTGCGCGACCCGCCCCAGTACCCGCTGCTCCGCGTGCTCGCGGATCGCGCAGGTGTTGACCAGGATGACGTCCGCCTCTTCCGCCGCCGCCGCCAGCTCGTAGCCGTGCGCCGCCAGGATACCCTGCATCAGCTCGCCATCACTGACGTTCATCTGGCAGCCGTACGTCT containing:
- a CDS encoding MiaB/RimO family radical SAM methylthiotransferase translates to MELPQPPVHAPPRAAADARKAYVETYGCQMNVSDGELMQGILAAHGYELAAAAEEADVILVNTCAIREHAEQRVLGRVAQLYQLKRRRPGLIIGVTGCMAQRLGETLLERAPYVDLVMGPDGYRGLPQALAALRPWAHRPDAATGRRGDTAKQPEAETRGHGDAANGPDTTGSGGVVRRELPVLQADAVAPTAAGRVAAAASSGRGVAASRSGVAVAPSLPWRVSGSEGSGAGRLAVLEFQPHEHYEGLEVRRRSGVSAWVPVQRGCDYRCTYCIVPYVRGPEKNREPSKILEEVRRIAAGGTAEVVLLGQTVNSYRHGDWDFARLLRAVARVDGIRRVRFTSPHPNDVTPELVEVMAAEPAVCKQLHLPVQAGHNRTLKRMLRRYTVESYLEKVRLVRDVVPGVALSTDVIVAFPGETEAEYEATLELLREVRYDDAFLYKYSARAGTPATRLPRQEFIAEAEAQARLERVIALHRQIQAEINEGEVGRVEQVLVERLARSPGDVLARTGRNKVVAFPAGPEAVGCFLAVRLTATTGATFTGELLEAARPLLRTG